CTACTCATCGCCGCCCTCCTTCTCTCCTGGGGTCAGGTCTTGCATTCATGCATTCCCGCACCGATTCCACCCGGCGGGCCGGCGATGGCCGGGGCCCGATGTCGTAATTCAAGACCTGACCCCGAGGGACGAAGGACTTCGCGTCGTAGCTGAGGACGCGGGGATCGAGCCTGGGCGAGTGACGCAGGTCGGCGAACTTGCGGTTCAGCATGTGATTACGATACCGCGCCTTCCGGGAGAAGTGCTAGACTTCTGCCCCTATGACGTCGCCCGACCCTATGACGTCGCCAGAGTGGTCCCGCTACGCGCGCGCCTTGCCCTCGATCGCGCACGCCGTGGGGCGCACGCCTCTCGTCCGGCTGAACCGCATCACCCTGGACGTCAAGCCCGCGATCTACGTCAAGGTCGAGTGGTACGGCGCGACGGGCAGCCTCAAGGACCGGATCTATCTCCACATGTTCGAGCGGGCCGAGGCGCGAGGAGATCTCCGATCCGGCATGAGCGTGCTCGAGTGCTCGACGGGGAACGCGGGCATCGCCTGCTCCTGGGTCGCCGCCGTCAAGGGCTACGCCTGCACCATCGTGATGCCCGAGGGCATGAGCGAAGAGCGCAAGAAGATCATGCGCGCCTACGGCGCCGAGCTGATCTTCACCAAGGGCGGCGAGAGCGACGTGGACCTCTCCCTCCGGCGCCTCCAGGAGATCCGCGCCGCAGACCCCGCGCGCTACTGGGTGCCGGGCCAGTTCGACAACGCCGACAACGTCGAAGCGCACATCCTCACGACAGGGCCGGAGATCCGCGAGCAGATGGACGGCCGGATCGGCGCCTTCGTGGATTCGCAGGGCTCCGGCGGGCTCCTCACGGGCGTCGGCCGATATCTGCGCCGGCATGACCCGGCGGTGCGTCTGTACGCAGTCGAGCCGGCCGAGTGCGCGCTGCTCTCGACGCGCGCGTGGGGGCACCACGGCATCGAAGGAATCGGCGACGGCTTCGTGCCGAAGAACCTCGACGTCTCGCTCCTGACCGGCGTCATCACCACCACGACCGACGAGAGCGTCGCCATCGCCCGCCGCCTCGCCAGGGAAGAAGGCATCTTCTGCGGCATCTCGAGCGGCTGCAACGTGGCCGCAGCGCTTAAGCTCGCGCGCAAGCACTCAGAGCTTCCGTCCATCGTGACCATCATCAACGACACCGGCCAACGCTACTTCACGACGCCGCTCTGCGGCGAGGACAAACACGTGGACATCCCCGAGCGGGAGCACCCGCTCGACCCGTACACGGTGGAGCAGCTCGACCGCTACCAGAAGACCTGGGAGATCATCGGGTGACGATCTCCCGGCGCGAGTACGACTTCCAGGCGGCCCGCCTGCGCCTTGAAGCGAAGCCCAAGTCCGCCGGGGAGAAGCTGACCACCCTCGACGAGGCCGTCGCGCGGGTGAAGGACGGCGACTCCCTGGCGTTCGGCGGCTGTCTCTTCTCCCGCACGCCGCTCGCGCTCATCCGTGCGCTCCTTCGCCGGCGCCCCACGGGGCTCACCATCTCGCGCAACCTCATGTGCTACGAGGGCGAGTGGTGCATTGTCGCGGGCGCCGTGGACAAGGTCGTGACGTCGTGGATGGGCATCGGGCTGCCGTGGGGGCTCTCGAAGATCGTCCGCGAGTACGTCGAGTCGGGGCGCGTGCCGATGGAAGAGTGGAGCCACCTGGCGCTGGGGCTCCGCTTCCGCGCGGCGGCGATGGGGGTGCCCTTCCTCCCCTCGCTCACGATGCTCGGCTCCGGGCTCGTGGACGTAGGCGGCTCCAAGACCATCGACTGCCCGTACACAGGGCAGAAGCTCCTCGCGGTCCCGGCCCTGTTCCCGGATGTCGCGATGCTCCACGTGCACCGGGCCGACCGCTTCGGCAACTGCCAGATCGACGGCTATCCGCACATGGACGCCGACATCGCGAAAGCCGCGGCAACAGTGCTCGTCACGGCCGAGGAGATCGTGCCCGAGGAAGAGATCCGCCTTCACCCGGACCGGACCGTCATCCCCGGCTTCATCGTGGACGCGCTCGTCCACGTGCCGTACGGGTCCTACCCGCATGAGTGCTACGGCCTCTACGACGCCGAGCCCGAGCACTTCAGCGTTTACGTGGACGGCATCAACCAGCGCGGCGCGGCGGGGGTCCAGGACTACCTCGAGCGCTACGTCTACCGGCCCCGGACCCACGCCGACTACCTCGCGCTCTTCGCCGAGGCCGCGCTGGCGGACGCGAGCCGGCGCGGCAGGGAGCTGGTGACGTGAGCAGCGCCCTGAACGGCGTCACGGCCAACGAGCTGCTCGCGGTGATGGGCGCCCGCGAGCTCAAGGACAACACCACGGTCTTCGCCGGGGTCGGCGCGCCCATGATGGCCTCGGGGCTCGCCCAGCGCATGCATGCTCCTGGGCTGACCATGGTCATCGAGGGCGGCATCGTCGGGCCCAAGTGGAAGCCGGGCTCTCTGCCCATCTCGACCAACGAGATGCGCGCGGCCTACCGCGCCCAGATGCTGCCGGGCATCACCGATGCTTTCCTGCTGGCCCAGCGCGGCTTCCTCGACGTGGGCTTCATCGGCGGCGCCCAGATCGACCGCTACGGCAACTTGAACACCAGCGCCATCGGCGGAAGCTACGACCGCCCGAAGGTGCGCCTCCCCGGCACCGGCGGCGCCAACGACATCATCTCGCTCTGCCGCGCGGTCATCATCCTGACCGTCCACGAGAAGCGCCGCTTCTCGGAAACCGTGGACTTCATCACGAGCCCGGGCTGGCTCACCGGCGGCGACAGCCGTCGGGCGAGCGGGCTCCTCTTCGGCGGCGTCTCGCGCGTGGTGACAACGCTCGGCCTCTTCGGCTTCGAGCCGGAGAGCCGCCGGATGAGGCTCGAGGCGCTGCACCCCGGCGTCAGCGTGGACGACGTCAAGGCCGCCACCGGCTTCGAGGTGCTGGTCGCCGATCAGCTCACCACGACCAAGCCGCCGAGCGACGAAGAGTTCGGCATCCTCCGCATGCTCGACCCCGCGCGGCAGTTTCTGTGAGCCCACCCCTCACACCACCCCTCACCCTGCCCTCTCCCCTGAGGGGAGAGGGAACTCTGATCCCCTCTCCCTCCTGGGAGGGAGAGGGCTAGGGTGAGGGTGGGAAAAGACAGGAGCGACGTGACCCAATTCGGTCTTGCCATCAGGAACTTCGTCGGCCCCGGTGAAGTGCCGGACGTCAAGGCGCTCTACGCCTACGCCGAGCGCGCCGAGGCGCTCGGCTTCGAGTCGCTCTGGGCGTGGGACCACGTCCTCCTCGGCGTCGAGCCTTCATTCCCCATCATCGACGCCATCACCACGCTCGGCGCCATCGCCGCGCGCACCAGCACGATCAAGCTCGGCACGGGCGTGCTGGTCCTGCCGCTCCGCAACCCCGTGGTCGCCGCGAAGGCGCTCGGCAGCCTCGACGTCATCTCAGGGGGCAGGCTGATCCTGGGCGTGGCCGCGGGCTGGTACGCGCGCGAGTTCGACGCGGTCGGCGTGCCCTTCAAGCAGCGCGGCAGAATCTTCGAGCGCAACCTGGACATCCTCCTCCGTCTCTGGACCGACGAACGCGTCACGCTCAAGGTCGACGAGTTCAACCTGCGCGAGGTGGTCCTGGTGCCCCGCACCGCCCAGCGCCCGCGGCCGCCCGTCCTCATCGGCGGCTACGTGGACGCCGTGCTCAAGCGCGCGGGCACGGTGGGCGACGGCTGGCTGACCTATTTCTACACGCCCGAGAGCTTCACCAAGTCCTGGCAGAAGGTCCAGGCCTTCGCGAGAGAAGCCGGCCGCGATCCGTCGAAGCTCACGGCGACCAACCAGCTCGCGATCTACATCGGCAAGAATCGCGCCGAGACCGAGAAGGACATGCGCCACTGGCTCTCGACAGAGTGGGACACGGCGGCCTGGAGCGAGTCCACCATCGAACACGCCATCCACGGCTCGCCGGAGGAGTGCGTCGCGCAGCTGCGCGCCCACGTGCAAACCGGCGTGAACCGGATTATCCTCATCCCGTACCGATACGAACCCGAGCAGGTGGAGCGAATCGCCAAGGAGGTCTTGCCAAAGCTATGACCACGTACATCGACATCAACTGCGACATGGGCGAGAGCTACGGCCGCTGGACCCTCGGCAACGACGAGGGCGTCATGCCCCACATCACGTCCGCCAACATCGCCTGCGGCTTCCACGGGGGCGACCCCCACGTGATGCGGAAGACGGTCGAGCTGGCGCTCAAGCACGGCGTGGCGATCGGCGCCCACCCCGGCCTGCCCGACCTCATGGGCTTCGGCCGCAGGCGGATGGAAGTGTCGCCGCAGGAGATCAAGGACATCCACCGGTATCAAGTCGGCGCGCTCGGCGCCTTCGTCAAGGCGGCGGGCACCACGCTCCAGCACGTCAAGGCCCACGGCATCCAGTACCACATGTTCGAGGAGAACCTGGAGCTGGGCCGCGCCTCGGCCGAGCAGGTGCTGGAGCTCGACCCGAACCTGATCCTCATGGTCATGGCGATGACCAAGTACGACGCCGAAGCGCGCAAGACCAAGGTGCGCGTCGCCGCCGAGGGCTTCGCGGACCGCGTCTACGCCGACGACGGCCAGCTCGTCTCGCGCAAGCTCGGTAAGGACGCGCTCGTCTCCGATCCGTCAAAGGCCGCCGAACAGGCGGTGCGGATGGTGATGGAGCAGAAGGTCAAGACGATCACGGGCAAGACCATCAGCGCCAAGGTGGACACCATCTGCATCCACGGCGACAGCCCGGGCGCGGACAAGATCGTTGCGGCGGTGCGCGAAGGGCTCGTCAAGGCGGGCGCGGTCGTCAAGCCGCTGCGCGACTGGTTCAAGGGCTAGCTTAGATCGGGGTCAGGTCTTGCATTCCTACATTTGCCTCGGGACGCCACCGGGGTAAGCGATGGTTCGCCGGGACCTGATGTCGGATTGCAAGACCTGACCCCGCCGGCCGCCGGTAGGTCCCATCAGGGGCTTCGACCAGCAAGTTGTTGTTGGAGAAGGACACCAGCTTGCCCCAGCCCTTAGGCACGCTCATCTCGTACTTGGGGGCGGCCGTCTGCGCATGGGCATCGCGCGGCCGGAGCTGCCCCATCCAGAGATGGCCGGCGATGGCGATCAAGGCAAAGGCGATGACGGGAAGCACGGCTTTCGTGTAACGGTCGGCGGCGGTCATGGCAGCGTCCTCCTCGTCGTTGGGTAAGCTCGTGTGCTGACGATATTCGGCACGAGGGTGGCTTTCAAGGGGCCTCATGGCTGCCTCTGGAGCGGAGGATGCCCTCGAGCCGCTCCGCGGCGCGGTCCCAGTCGAAGCGTGACGTGACGAAGGCTCGGCCCTGGCGGGCGAGGCGCTCGCGGAGCGCGGCGTCGGTCACCATGCGCTCGAGCACCTGGGCCAGCGCGGCCACATCGCACCGCGGCGCCACCAGCGCGGTCTCGCCGTCCTTCGCATAGTCGCGGCAGCCGCCGTTGTCGAAGGTGACGAGCGCGGCGCCGCAGGCCATGGCCTCCATAGGCGGCATGCCGAGCCCCTCGTCCC
This window of the Candidatus Rokuibacteriota bacterium genome carries:
- a CDS encoding PLP-dependent cysteine synthase family protein, whose product is MTSPEWSRYARALPSIAHAVGRTPLVRLNRITLDVKPAIYVKVEWYGATGSLKDRIYLHMFERAEARGDLRSGMSVLECSTGNAGIACSWVAAVKGYACTIVMPEGMSEERKKIMRAYGAELIFTKGGESDVDLSLRRLQEIRAADPARYWVPGQFDNADNVEAHILTTGPEIREQMDGRIGAFVDSQGSGGLLTGVGRYLRRHDPAVRLYAVEPAECALLSTRAWGHHGIEGIGDGFVPKNLDVSLLTGVITTTTDESVAIARRLAREEGIFCGISSGCNVAAALKLARKHSELPSIVTIINDTGQRYFTTPLCGEDKHVDIPEREHPLDPYTVEQLDRYQKTWEIIG
- a CDS encoding CoA-transferase, which codes for MTISRREYDFQAARLRLEAKPKSAGEKLTTLDEAVARVKDGDSLAFGGCLFSRTPLALIRALLRRRPTGLTISRNLMCYEGEWCIVAGAVDKVVTSWMGIGLPWGLSKIVREYVESGRVPMEEWSHLALGLRFRAAAMGVPFLPSLTMLGSGLVDVGGSKTIDCPYTGQKLLAVPALFPDVAMLHVHRADRFGNCQIDGYPHMDADIAKAAATVLVTAEEIVPEEEIRLHPDRTVIPGFIVDALVHVPYGSYPHECYGLYDAEPEHFSVYVDGINQRGAAGVQDYLERYVYRPRTHADYLALFAEAALADASRRGRELVT
- a CDS encoding CoA-transferase, whose product is MGARELKDNTTVFAGVGAPMMASGLAQRMHAPGLTMVIEGGIVGPKWKPGSLPISTNEMRAAYRAQMLPGITDAFLLAQRGFLDVGFIGGAQIDRYGNLNTSAIGGSYDRPKVRLPGTGGANDIISLCRAVIILTVHEKRRFSETVDFITSPGWLTGGDSRRASGLLFGGVSRVVTTLGLFGFEPESRRMRLEALHPGVSVDDVKAATGFEVLVADQLTTTKPPSDEEFGILRMLDPARQFL
- a CDS encoding TIGR03619 family F420-dependent LLM class oxidoreductase, yielding MTQFGLAIRNFVGPGEVPDVKALYAYAERAEALGFESLWAWDHVLLGVEPSFPIIDAITTLGAIAARTSTIKLGTGVLVLPLRNPVVAAKALGSLDVISGGRLILGVAAGWYAREFDAVGVPFKQRGRIFERNLDILLRLWTDERVTLKVDEFNLREVVLVPRTAQRPRPPVLIGGYVDAVLKRAGTVGDGWLTYFYTPESFTKSWQKVQAFAREAGRDPSKLTATNQLAIYIGKNRAETEKDMRHWLSTEWDTAAWSESTIEHAIHGSPEECVAQLRAHVQTGVNRIILIPYRYEPEQVERIAKEVLPKL
- a CDS encoding 5-oxoprolinase subunit PxpA, which codes for MTTYIDINCDMGESYGRWTLGNDEGVMPHITSANIACGFHGGDPHVMRKTVELALKHGVAIGAHPGLPDLMGFGRRRMEVSPQEIKDIHRYQVGALGAFVKAAGTTLQHVKAHGIQYHMFEENLELGRASAEQVLELDPNLILMVMAMTKYDAEARKTKVRVAAEGFADRVYADDGQLVSRKLGKDALVSDPSKAAEQAVRMVMEQKVKTITGKTISAKVDTICIHGDSPGADKIVAAVREGLVKAGAVVKPLRDWFKG